One Thermodesulfobacteriota bacterium DNA segment encodes these proteins:
- a CDS encoding replication-relaxation family protein has translation MKERRRAWTERVPEERLELSPRDLEILRSLYTYRFLTSTQLAKMFFSSKSFADRRLRKLYDHGFLDRIQRPVTEGKSELLYSLWTEGARVLSKKLNMSRQELGWSKSKNRVRGEFLEHELEVTRFRLTIEEACKNNEGYSLMEWRNKEELKYKKGNISYGEKVRERGKNIILIPDAYFVLQTPKGTAHFFLEVDRYTETASKVFKRKMKGYKMYLERGLFRDRFSGKNFRVLIVTTNNTRLKSLIKVTGELGLGIMYWFTTSNLISPEKILGEVWIRGDAPEELMAI, from the coding sequence ATGAAGGAAAGGAGAAGAGCGTGGACTGAAAGAGTGCCGGAGGAAAGGCTTGAGCTGAGTCCAAGGGACTTAGAGATATTACGATCACTATACACCTATCGCTTTTTAACCTCGACACAGCTTGCAAAGATGTTTTTTTCTTCAAAGAGCTTTGCGGACAGGCGCTTACGGAAGCTATACGATCACGGGTTCCTGGATAGAATTCAGAGGCCCGTGACCGAAGGGAAAAGCGAGCTTCTCTACTCGCTCTGGACCGAAGGAGCACGGGTGCTCTCCAAAAAGCTCAATATGTCCAGGCAAGAGCTTGGATGGTCAAAGAGCAAAAACCGGGTACGTGGGGAGTTCCTCGAACATGAGCTCGAAGTAACACGATTCAGGTTAACGATAGAGGAGGCCTGCAAGAATAACGAAGGCTATTCGCTCATGGAATGGAGGAACAAGGAGGAGCTCAAATATAAAAAAGGAAACATCTCATATGGAGAAAAGGTCCGGGAAAGAGGAAAAAACATCATTCTCATTCCTGATGCTTATTTTGTGTTACAAACTCCAAAGGGAACCGCACACTTTTTCCTTGAGGTTGACAGGTATACGGAGACAGCATCTAAAGTATTTAAACGGAAGATGAAGGGTTATAAGATGTACCTTGAACGGGGGCTTTTTAGGGATAGGTTTAGTGGCAAAAATTTCAGAGTACTCATTGTAACTACAAATAATACGAGGCTGAAGTCTCTCATCAAAGTTACAGGCGAACTAGGGTTAGGGATAATGTATTGGTTTACTACTTCCAATTTGATTAGTCCCGAAAAGATCTTAGGAGAAGTATGGATAAGGGGTGATGCACCAGAAGAGCTAATGGCAATCTAA